The region TGTGTAATCCGCGCCCCAATCCGCCGGGAGTATCCCGTCACGGACATAGCGTTGCAGCGACGAATGCGGCCAGGCAATGGGCGTTTTCGCGTGGCCGTGTTTGACCGGGTTGTAATGGATGTAATCGACGTGCCGGGCGTAATCGTTTTCGTCGCGGATTTGGTGTTCCCAATAGCGTCGTTGCCAGATGCCCCTTTCTCCCTTGGCGATTCGGCTCGAAGCGATGCGCTCGACCTTGGGCAGGGCGCGGGAAAATCCGGCTTTGATCAATGCCCAGCGGGTGGGGTAATCCGTATCGCCGGGCGGCAAGGTCCAGACGGTATGGAGATGTTCCGGCAGGTTCACGATGGCGTCGATATTAAAGGGATGATGTTCGCGGACCAGGCGCAGGCTGGCGCGCAGTTGGTCGATGTGTCCGGTCAGCAGGGATTTCGACCTGTCGGCCAGGTTGACGGTGAAGAAAAACGTGCCGCCTGCTGTGAAGGCGCGGGTGTAATTGCTCATGGCGGCGGGCCAGTGTTGGGGTTCGCGGGCTCACCCCAACCTACCGGGGCATGCGTACCGTTACAGGGTTGAGTGTTCGTCGGCAAAGGAGCCAGCTCGTTTGTTAAAGCCGTTCCATGCTTCAGCCGCAATGTCGGCGTAACGCGCTTCATCCGCCGAAAGAGCCTTGCTCATCCTTCTTTCTTGAATTTCCAGGCTCTCGTCACGCTTTAGCCTGGCGGGGCTCTTACTTACTTGATTTTCTTGGGTAACGCTCATGGAAATACCTCCTGTGCATATGGTATTCACATTGCCATTGTTTGGAAAGCGTGTCTGGGTGACGAAGATCCGTTGTGGCTCGCACTCAAGGTGTGAAAGCAGCAAAAAAAAGGAACAGGATGCGGTCATCCTGTTCCCTGGTCTGCTGCGGTTGCTGCCGCTTGGCTTATTTCTTCGTCGGGCAGGAATTCATCCCCAGCAGCGGATAGAACGGGCACCAGCCCATCAGGCCGGTGGCCAGCGGCACGATGCCGATCAGGCCCCACAGCCACAGGCCGCTTTCATCGCCCAGCACGAAGGTCAGCGCCAGCAGTACCACACCGGCCGTGATGCGCAACACCTTGTCGATTCCACCTACGTTGGCTTTCATTTTTGCTTCTCCTGATTGAATGGATGATGGCGGAATGATAGGCAAGGCAGGGCGGGGTGTATGTGACTTTGGTTACATTGCAATGGCGCGCAAGGCTTCGGGGTCGAGTACCCTGATCTGCTCGCGGCCCAGTTCGAGCATGCCCTGGTCCTGAAAGCTCTTGAGCAGGCGGCTGATGATCTCGCGCACGCTGCCGAGTTCGTCCGCCAGGCCCTGGTGGGTGGCATGGATGACATCGCCTCTGGCCAGCAACAGCGCTGCCAGCCGTTGATCCAGTTTACGGAACGCCACTTCTTCCACCAACTGCATCAGCAGCGCCAGGCGTTCACCGAAAAGGTTGAAAATATAGGCGCGGAAGGGCGGGTGCTGCTCGATCAATTGGGAAAACAGCGCACGCGGCAGCACCACCGCGCTCAGGCTGCCCTCCGCAATGCCGCGCGCGGGGTAGGCGTTCTGGCCCAGCAGGCAGCTGCTGGTGATGATGCAGCTTTCTCCCGGGGCCACGCGGTAAAGCTGCAACTCACGCCCGTTGGCTCCGGCACGGCTGACGCGCACCGAACCCGTCAGCGGCATGGGAAAAGCCTGGCAGGGGCTGCTGGATTCGAACAGCACGGTGCCGGCGGGCGCCTCGATATAGGTGGACTCCCGGTCGAGCCGCCGCTCCAGATCGGCGGGCAGGCCCCGCAGCGACGGAAACAGCGTGAGCAGTTGTTCCTTGATTGCATCATTCATGCCTGGCATTCCTTTTAGCCCAGATAATCCATTCCGATACCCAAACGGCTAATGAGCTATCTGGGTTTAGAGCAGGTTTCAAGTTCATGTTTATACCAGAAAGTGATGAATGCAAGGGGTGAGGCAGCGGGATGCTTGTTCCATGTTT is a window of Sulfuricella sp. DNA encoding:
- a CDS encoding Crp/Fnr family transcriptional regulator; translated protein: MNDAIKEQLLTLFPSLRGLPADLERRLDRESTYIEAPAGTVLFESSSPCQAFPMPLTGSVRVSRAGANGRELQLYRVAPGESCIITSSCLLGQNAYPARGIAEGSLSAVVLPRALFSQLIEQHPPFRAYIFNLFGERLALLMQLVEEVAFRKLDQRLAALLLARGDVIHATHQGLADELGSVREIISRLLKSFQDQGMLELGREQIRVLDPEALRAIAM
- a CDS encoding DUF2892 domain-containing protein, translating into MKANVGGIDKVLRITAGVVLLALTFVLGDESGLWLWGLIGIVPLATGLMGWCPFYPLLGMNSCPTKK
- a CDS encoding transposase, which produces MSNYTRAFTAGGTFFFTVNLADRSKSLLTGHIDQLRASLRLVREHHPFNIDAIVNLPEHLHTVWTLPPGDTDYPTRWALIKAGFSRALPKVERIASSRIAKGERGIWQRRYWEHQIRDENDYARHVDYIHYNPVKHGHAKTPIAWPHSSLQRYVRDGILPADWGADYTENSHVGWGEPANPNKP